The DNA sequence GCGCCACAAGTGATCATCAAATTCTTCATGAAAGGGGAACAGTGTAAAGCGTAAACAGGGCCCGCGTGAGCTCGAAACACGTCCATGTGCTGGTTTAAATAATTCTTCGAGCATTGGTGTATGCAGCCTTCGTCGGTACCTACGTAATAAATGTGACTGATGCTTGGATGCCACATGATGCAATGCCCTGCTGGATGTCTATTTATTGGTACATCCACCCTTAGACAAGCTTTTGTAACTTCGAGCCCTTTCAAACTGCCTTCAACGGTGGATAAACGCATCATAGGCGTGCAGATAAAATCGTGCGTTTTCGTACTTGTGAATCGATTCACTCTCCCGTCTTGGCACGTGGCTAAAACGTATTCGTTGTCCATGTCCACCGCGCGCCAGGTTACCGTCCAGATTGGCTCGAAGCAGGGGTTGGTGTCTCGGCTACTTCGAGCTATAATCTTCTTGGCATATGAAGTGACGTCCAGTATTAAAACGTCCCCGTTTGCAAAGCCACACGCGAGCCAGTTCGGATTCTTCGCGGAAAATGCAATGGAAGTTAGCGGTTCAACGAAGCGGTAGAACCGCTCCGGTTTGATCGGGTTCTTCGTGCACCAGATAGCGACCAGCCCATCGACCTGGTTCGCACAACCAATGTCACCGTAAGCCGCGgccaatatatttttattgctaGGATTGAAAGCCATCATCACGATGGGATGGCCGTCAGTCTCATTGCACTCAAACGTCCATAGACGTTTGATCGTGTAAATGTACACCAAGTCGAGCGAGAGCGGATCCATAGGGACGAGACCTCTGAACTTCTTTTGCGCATCGGAATAAGCTTTAGCCGCTAGAACACGCTCAGTTAACATTACTGCATCGTAGAAATTATGACTCTGTCCTATCTCTTGGAAACTTTTGCCTCGCACTGGGCCGGTGTCGACTATTTTCTTCTTACGCAACAGCCTCGCGTCCGCGGACTGGTACAGCACCATCTCGTCAGGCTCCTCTTTAGCGCGGGCTAGTTTCAGCTTCTCGTAGGTGTCGTGCATGTCCCACACGGACGCGAAAGACGCGGCATTTTTTTTCTGCGGTCGAACCGCTAGTGTATGCCGAGACTGGACCACCACTGGCTCAGTCTGGGTCTCTTCCACCACCATCTTTCGATTCCTGCCCTTCCCAACAGTTATATAGTTATAGAATTCATTCGCTTCTTCAACTGCATTTCCTTCCGGAGTTCCCTTTTCAAAGGAAAACGATGGCAGCTCGAACAGGAATTCTGTTTCGGTTTCTTTGAAGACAACCATAATATTTGGTGGGTAAGACATGAGGGGGTACTTTTTAGGCAAATAGAACGCGGAGGGAGCCTTGTCTAGGTCGACGTCGTCGGGAGCGTACCCCTCCTCTGTGTTGAGCGTGTGATCGATTTTTATGTCGTCAAGGGAGATGGTTGTGGCGAATACTTTCGGCCCGCCGTCCCCCGTGTCTGCTTTAGTCTTGTCTGGTTTGGCAATCGCGACGGTAGAGCGGACGCGAACTTCAAAGGCAGCGTGTGAAAACGTATCCATCATGGTAGGTAAGCTGCTGTCGACTATGTCATCAGGAGTCAAGTCGACGTCGTCCACAAAAACGCGGGTGTTAAGCCGCTTGTCCATAAAAGAGAACGCGGATTTGCTAACTTTAGCGGTGGCGGCTTCATCGCTATCGTGACTATGATAGGACTCGTTTGCTGCAGTGTCGAATGTTATAGTTGCAGTTGCACTCATTTTGACAAGCttggtaagaaattaattaagtgtaatttgtacttatttgaagaaaaaatcacTTTAGTATTAAAGAAATgtttaaaatacttattattgaCAAATTATTGGCATTGTCAAAATGTAAGCATGCAGCAAAAAAAGTTTCATTCATGTAGGTAGATAATGAATCCTTGATACAACTCAAGGTTACAACCTATATGATGAGCCTGGCAGTGGTGGGTGGTGTGgtggaaattaaataaaagcttcaGGAGTCTTCAgacattaatataattaaataataggaAATTACAGAACATACGTGTGGCTGGGTGTAGCGGGGTTATCGAAAGAGGGACCACAGACAATCTAGACAGCCCTTATAAACTAGTGTATCATAAACAATGTAGAAGggtggataaaataaaataaggaattcCATTCAATGTCACTTCCCCTCACACTTCACATTATACAGAAATTAAGATTTgaactattaaataaaaaaaaatttttagacATCATTACTATTCTACATTTCTTAAGTTCAAATCATGCACAAAGTTAGAGTGTTTAAGACCTGAAAGACCTTTAGTTAGAATATCAGCTATCATTTTATCTGTAGGCAAATATTTAGTTGTTATGTTACATTTTCGAACTAT is a window from the Cydia amplana chromosome 6, ilCydAmpl1.1, whole genome shotgun sequence genome containing:
- the LOC134649200 gene encoding dynein axonemal intermediate chain 4, translated to MSATATITFDTAANESYHSHDSDEAATAKVSKSAFSFMDKRLNTRVFVDDVDLTPDDIVDSSLPTMMDTFSHAAFEVRVRSTVAIAKPDKTKADTGDGGPKVFATTISLDDIKIDHTLNTEEGYAPDDVDLDKAPSAFYLPKKYPLMSYPPNIMVVFKETETEFLFELPSFSFEKGTPEGNAVEEANEFYNYITVGKGRNRKMVVEETQTEPVVVQSRHTLAVRPQKKNAASFASVWDMHDTYEKLKLARAKEEPDEMVLYQSADARLLRKKKIVDTGPVRGKSFQEIGQSHNFYDAVMLTERVLAAKAYSDAQKKFRGLVPMDPLSLDLVYIYTIKRLWTFECNETDGHPIVMMAFNPSNKNILAAAYGDIGCANQVDGLVAIWCTKNPIKPERFYRFVEPLTSIAFSAKNPNWLACGFANGDVLILDVTSYAKKIIARSSRDTNPCFEPIWTVTWRAVDMDNEYVLATCQDGRVNRFTSTKTHDFICTPMMRLSTVEGSLKGLEVTKACLRVDVPINRHPAGHCIMWHPSISHIYYVGTDEGCIHQCSKNYLNQHMDVFRAHAGPVYALHCSPFMKNLMITCGADGAIRLWVEGIDDVIMTLNCKGAVYDAAFCPVNATIVLTVSTNILSIWDLRRKTHIPCAEYTLTAEGLLTSIKFGAGGDSVFVSDSVGKIHTFHLEDTPIPPFDQRKMLDDAIKKALCTRPNLLKQLEKMSSYQKRHP